A single window of Vigna unguiculata cultivar IT97K-499-35 chromosome 1, ASM411807v1, whole genome shotgun sequence DNA harbors:
- the LOC114195209 gene encoding bZIP transcription factor 17-like: MTESMHAVEPSPEAAVLPASDPLFDEFSTEFGSLPLLTMDSLFNSDTLPFTSDLEFGMDFDDNNGEFEITFDDLDEICIPSDAEDFLLPDACNPNNTSVFPPIDESSAKNSDSPRSDTSAVSGDRSSGVSRFFNSQASDSVSEGNSCKEGSHDAVDVRVSNISSPESEFCDREESSGGPVSSQGSGNGGSGVYEAINSPSPDSGSFARDITSSHADAVMDKGVKLEEISGCDLKRKKESCQGSATKHRRYSSSSVETKIERQIPSDVNAIDDDDEKRKARLMRNRESAQLSRQRKKHYVEELEEKVRSMNSIIADLSSKISYMVAENATLRQQVGAGVMCAPPPPAPGIYPHPPMAPMPYPWMPCAPYVVKPQGSQVPLVPIPRLKPQQPTSAPKGKKSESKKSEGKTKKVASISFLGLFIFIMLFGGLVPIVDFKFGGLVDNVPDTGMSSYVSDRVFGHGGGKVWSVNGPRNGSERDEEVGFSNERFSVKGKMNYERGRHLGEERGERQGRDDSGRQGNASEPLVASLYVPRNDKMVKIDGNLIIHSIMASEKTMASQTADAKEKRETGLAIPKDWDSALAIPEVGRHPHVYRVPAEQRKALASGSTKALKDHMKSSATDGKMQQWFREGLAGPMLSSGTCTEVFQFDVSSPAIVPAPSVSNVSTEKRENATSVKKSRNRRTLHGLPDSLTGSSLNVTEEHVKNLQKNHLHGNESSMVVSVLVDPKEDGDVDGMMRPKSLSRIFVVVLIDSVKYVTYSCGLPRASPHLVTAYV, from the exons ATGACCGAGTCAATGCACGCCGTGGAACCGTCGCCGGAGGCGGCGGTGCTGCCGGCCTCCGATCCCTTGTTCGACGAGTTCTCAACCGAGTTTGGATCCCTCCCCCTCCTGACCATGGACTCACTCTTCAACTCCGACACGCTTCCCTTCACGTCAGATCTCGAATTCGGCATGGATTTTGATGACAACAATGGGGAATTCGAAATCACCTTCGACGATCTCGACGAAATCTGCATTCCCTCCGACGCCGAGGATTTCCTTCTCCCTGACGCATGTAACCCCAATAACACTTCCGTTTTTCCGCCGATTGACGAGTCTTCCGCGAAGAATTCCGATTCTCCGCGTTCAGACACGTCTGCGGTTTCTGGAGATCGGAGCTCCGGCGTTTCAAGGTTTTTCAATTCGCAAGCGTCGGACTCTGTTTCTGAGGGTAATTCGTGCAAAGAGGGTTCACATGACGCGGTTGATGTTAGGGTTTCGAATATTTCCTCGCCGGAGTCTGAATTTTGTGACCGGGAGGAGTCTTCTGGTGGACCGGTTTCGTCTCAGGGTTCAGGGAACGGTGGATCGGGTGTATATGAGGCCATAAACTCGCCCTCGCCTGATTCTGGATCTTTCGCGAGGGACATAACATCGTCTCATGCAGATGCTGTTATGGACAAGGGTGTCAAATTGGAGGAAATTTCTGGGTGTGATCTGAAGAGGAAGAAAGAGAGTTGTCAGGGAAGTGCTACAAAGCACAGAAGGTACTCTTCCTCCTCGGTGGAGACTAAGATAGAGAGACAGATTCCATCAGATGTGAATGCaattgatgatgatgacgaaAAAAGGAAGGCAAGGTTGATGAGGAATAGGGAAAGTGCACAGCTTTCTAGGCAGAGGAAGAAGCATTACGTGGAGGAGCTTGAGGAGAAAGTGAGATCCATGAATTCCATCATTGCTGATCTGAGTAGCAAGATTTCATACATGGTGGCTGAGAATGCTACACTTAGACAGCAAGTGGGTGCTGGTGTGATGTGTGCTCCTCCACCACCTGCTCCCGGGATTTACCCTCATCCTCCAATGGCACCCATGCCTTATCCTTGGATGCCTTGTGCTCCCTATGTTGTTAAGCCTCAGGGATCTCAGGTTCCTTTGGTACCCATTCCTAGGTTGAAGCCTCAGCAACCCACTTCTGCACCCAAAGGCAAAAAGTCCGAGAGTAAGAAGAGTGAGGGGAAAACTAAGAAGGTTGCTAGTATTAGTTTCTTGGGTTTGTTTATCTTTATCATGCTTTTTGGTGGGCTTGTTCCTATTGTAGATTTTAAGTTTGGCGGTTTAGTGGACAATGTTCCTGATACTGGTATGTCTAGCTATGTTAGTGATCGGGTTTTTGGTCATGGTGGAGGTAAGGTTTGGTCCGTGAATGGTCCTAGGAATGGGTCTGAAAGAGATGAGGAAGTAGGGTTTTCTAATGAGAGGTTTAGTGTAAAAGGCAAAATGAATTATGAGAGAGGCCGGCATTTAGGAGAAGAAAGGGGTGAACGGCAGGGCCGTGATGATTCTGGTCGCCAGGGAAATGCTAGCGAGCCTCTTGTTGCTTCTTTGTATGTTCCTAGGAATGATAAGATGGTGAAGATTGATGGAAACTTAATTATCCATTCCATTATGGCCAGTGAAAAAACTATGGCTTCTCAAACTGCCGATGcaaaagagaagagagaaacagGTTTGGCCATTCCTAAGGATTGGGATTCTGCATTGGCTATACCTGAAGTTGGAAGACATCCACATGTGTATAGGGTTCCTGCTGAACAGAGGAAGGCTCTTGCCTCTGGTTCAACCAAAGCTTTGAAGGACCATATGAAGTCCTCTGCAACTGATGGTAAAATGCAACAGTGGTTCCGTGAAGGTCTTGCAG GGCCGATGTTAAGTTCTGGCACGTGCACTGAAGTTTTCCAGTTTGATGTTTCAAGTCCTGCTATAGTTCCAGCACCATCAGTATCCAATGTGTCTACCGAAAAGCGTGAGAATGCTACCTCGGTGAAAAAGAGCAGGAATAGAAGAACCCTTCATGGGCTTCCAGATTCTCTTACTGGATCGAGTCTGAACGTAACTGAAGAGCATGTAAAAAACTTGCAGAAAAACCACCTCCATGGTAATGAATCTTCCATGGTGGTTTCAGTCCTTGTTGATCCCAAAGAGGATGGTGATGTCGATGGCATGATGAGACCGAAGTCACTCTCTCGGATCTTCGTGGTTGTGCTAATTGACAGTGTCAAGTATGTGACTTACTCTTGCGGTCTGCCTCGTGCTTCTCCCCATTTGGTAACTGCTTATGTATGA
- the LOC114185619 gene encoding R3H domain-containing protein 1-like has product MDSSCLSNDSVSGFKDKESMVDPFLVEALQNPRHRLTILRMELDIQRFMNNADQQHFEFPHFPSSYLRLAAHRVAQHYSMQTMVQDIGLDGQGSKILVRKLPESKYPMVKLSEIPAKQLENDKSQQKKFVIRPRPNKNSLNDANGVGMKGNPVRSVEERKEEYDRARARIFSSSRIPDSADISSMVPMDGRNSSTTKDESETSKNPVAADSERCVSVRDICSNRVAIFRDREKDRSDPDYDRSYGRYARSIPTSAVNLVPFNLQKVQPSFAQYDATFNHMGQMSQTQATHGYIPPSTPIMNHFCTTGLNQTPTDGAYIQWPSAAMMYAHSYDQFRHAVFQAPFGQQPLSFDYSQNY; this is encoded by the exons ATGGATTCCTCTTGTCTCTCCAACGATTCGGTTTCTGGATTCAAAGACAAGGAGTCAATGGTTGACCCCTTTTTAGTCGAGGCTCTCCAGAACCCTCGTCACCGCCTAACCA TTCTGCGGATGGAGCTGGACATTCAGAGGTTTATGAATAATGCTGATCAACAGCATTTTGAGTTTCCACATTTCCCTTCTTCCTATCTCAGATTGGCTGCACATCGTGTTGCTCAACACTACAGCATGCAAACAATGGTTCAAGATATTGGCTTAGATGGTCAGGGAAGTAAAATTCTCGTGAGAAAGTTACCAGAGAGCAAGTATCCTATGGTTAAGTTATCTGAAATACCTGCAAAGCAATTGGAAAATGATAAATCTCAGCAGAAAAAATTTGTTATTAGACCTAGGCCTAATAAGAACAGTTTGAATGATGCTAATGGAGTTGGGATGAAAGGAAATCCTGTAAGAAGTGTGGAAGAGAGGAAGGAAGAATATGACAGAGCACGAGCTCGTATCTTTAGTAGCTCTAGAATCCCTGACTCTGCTGATATCTCATCCATGGTTCCAATGGATGGGAGAAATTCTTCTACTACCAAGGATGAGAGTGAAACCAGCAAGAACCCCGTGGCTGCTGATTCAGAAAGATGTGTCAGTGTCAGGGATATTTGTTCAAATCGAGTTGCCATTTTCAGGGATAGGGAAAAGGATCGTAGTGATCCAGATTATGACCGTAGTTATGGAAG GTATGCCAGGAGTATTCCAACCTCTGCTGTTAACTTGGTGCCATTTAACTTGCAAAAAGTTCAACCTTCATTTGCTCAATATGACGCTACATTTAATCATATGGGTCAGATGTCACAAACCCAGGCCACACATGGCTATATACCTCCTTCTACCCCCATAATGAATCATTTTTGCACCACAGGATTGAATCAGACACCTACGGACGGTGCTTACATACAGTGGCCTAGTGCTGCTATGATGTATGCACATTCATATGACCAATTTAGACATGCTGTTTTCCAG GCTCCATTTGGTCAACAGCCTTTGAGCTTTGACTATTCGCAGAACTATTAG
- the LOC114187092 gene encoding calmodulin-interacting protein 111: MPSSSNSKQKKKQSKAQNSPLSSNATTTPSKTPHQQGQEHASLCEEASRKFPSLIAKSAFVAEIIHVDDTVPLFKGFRIWLSEPSMLSSSLSPGSIVSVSIPSSDEKSSQLHSFPLLSLANECAKCHGLELGKAVDDDVAGNYFVLATVFPASKVLKNGVRLSSNLYYTMGCPPMGTSVFVCALQKQLLPTPASGSNQQHYMENNCLPISNCKELYLQLVPSKSGLPKFNNFPSLDVSKVKSHVQFENDIVASPATPSYVSKFSNASGLSSPQFDDSASSVPNQKSQSLISSDVILALSDESSKQPLETWATSWLYSRSLLLGNLVRFPMFSECFFQVIGAKKQRVAKSGHYPSNGSSDFYPEDSDVADSVNQAFTVNYETKVFLSLPSNAASEEPIQKDIPCVKQEYKVANASLPDKISKLGGLSKEYTLLKDIISSSVNDALSSFGLRTTRGVLLHGPTGTGKTSLAQLCTHDVGVKFFPINGPEIVTQYYGESEQALHKVFDSAIEAAPAVVFIDELDAIAPARKEGGEELSQRLVATLLNMMDGISRTEGLLVIGATNRPDHIEPALRRPGRFDKEIEISVPSPKQRSDILFTLLNEMDHCLSELNIEQLAAVTHGFVGADLAALCNEAALICLRRYACFKKTNDSSSDHIAEKSVLMNGATNSIDHLDEATSSTSDMWATRRTYETMDLIHSGKEDQILKVSFEDFQEARMKIRPSAMREVILEVPKVNWEDVGGQKEVKAQLMEAVEWPQKHHDAFDRIGTRPPTGVLMFGPPGCSKTLMARAVASEAGLNFLAVKGPELFSKWVGESEKAVRTLFAKARANAPSIVFFDEIDSLAVTRGKESDGVSVSDRVMSQLLVELDGLHQRVNVTVIAATNRPDKIDPALLRPGRFDRLLYVGPPNEVDREEIFRIHLRKSPCGSDVSLRELALLTDGCTGADISFICREAAVAAIEESVDGSVISMEHLNMAIKQIQPSDVHSYQKLSTKFQRAVTPVI, translated from the exons ATGCCTTCGAGCTCGAATTCGAAGCAGAAAAAGAAGCAATCGAAGGCGCAAAACTCACCATTGTCGTCGAATGCCACCACCACGCCTTCCAAAACGCCGCATCAACAAGGGCAAGAGCATGCCTCTTTATGCGAAGAAGCTTCTAGAAAGTTCCCTTCTCTCATCGCCAAATCCGCGTTTGTCGCCGAAATCATCCATGTCGACGACACTGTTCCCCTCTTCAAGGGTTTCAGAATTTGGCTCTCCGAACCTTCCATGCTCTCCTCCTCTCTCTCTCCGGGTTCTATTGTCTCG gtgTCTATTCCATCTTCAGACGAGAAAAGTTCACAATTGCATAGTTTTCCCCTCTTGTCATTAGCTAATGAGTGTGCCAAATGCCATGGACTGGAACTTGGGAAGGCAGTTGATGATGATGTTGCGGGGAACTACTTTGTGCTTGCAACGGTGTTTCCTGCTAGTAAG GTTTTGAAGAATGGAGTACGCCTGTCTTCAAACCTTTATTATACCATGGGATGTCCTCCTATGGGCACAAGTGTGTTTGTTTGTGCATTACAGAAACAACTCTTGCCTACTCCTGCCAGTGGGAGCAATCAACAGCATTATATGGAAAATAATTGTCTACCTATTAGTAATTGCAAGGAATTGTATCTTCAGTTGGTTCCTTCTAAAAGTGGACTTCCGAAGTTTAATAACTTTCCCTCATTGGACGTGTCTAAGGTGAAATCTCATGTCCAATTTGAGAATGACATTGTTGCTTCTCCTGCAACGCCTTCTTATGTATCAAAGTTTTCTAATGCTAGTGGTTTGTCTTCTCCACAATTTGACGATTCAGCATCTAGTGTGCCAAATCAGAAGAGTCAATCACTGATTTCATCTGATGTCATCTTAGCATTAAGTGATGAAAGTTCTAAACAGCCACTTGAGACATGGGCAACTTCATGGTTATACTCTCGATCTTTACTTCTGGGGAATCTTGTCAGATTTCCGATGTTTTCAGAGTGCTTTTTCCAGGTGATAGGAGCTAAGAAGCAGCGAGTTGCCAAATCTGGTCATTATCCATCAAATGGAAGCAGTGATTTCTACCCCGAGGATTCTGATGTAGCAGATAGTGTAAATCAGGCTTTCACTGTTAATTATGAAACAAAGGTATTTTTATCTCTGCCGTCAAATGCAGCATCTGAAGAGCCAATTCAAAAGGATATACCTTGTGTAAAACAAGAATACAAAGTTGCTAATGCTAGCTTACCAGATAAAATCTCTAAATTAGGTGGTCTATCCAAAGAGTATACACTTCTAAAGGACATAATTTCTTCGTCGGTGAATGATGCTTTATCAAG CTTTGGTCTAAGAACTACAAGAGGTGTCCTTCTTCATGGTCCAACCGGTACAGGAAAGACTTCCCTGGCTCAATTATGTACTCATGATGTTGGAGTCAAATTTTTCCCAATAAATGGACCTGAAATTGTTACCCAATATTATGGGGAAAGTGAGCAAGCTTTGCATAAAGTTTTTGATTCTGCCATTGAAGCTGCACCTGCTGTG GTATTCATTGATGAATTAGATGCAATTGCTCCTGCAAGGAAAGAAGGAGGTGAAGAGCTATCTCAAAGATTGGTTGCGACTTTATTGAATATGATGGATGGAATTAGTAGAACTGAAGGGTTACTTGTAATTGGTGCCACTAACCGCCCTGACCATATTGAGCCAGCTCTCAGACGACCTGGAAGATTTGAcaaggaaattgaaatta GTGTGCCATCCCCCAAACAACGTTCAGATATTTTGTTCACTCTTCTCAATGAAATGGATCATTGTCTCTCTGAGTTAAATATTGAACAGCTTGCTGCAGTCACTCATGGTTTTGTGGGTGCTGATCTAGCTGCACTTTGCAATGAAGCAGCCTTGATTTGTCTACGGCGTTATGCTTGCTTTAAGAAGACTAATGATTCTAGTTCTGATCATATAGCCGAGAAGTCTGTTCTGATGAATGGTGCAACAAACTCAATAGATCATTTGGATGAGGCAACTTCATCTACTTCAGATATGTGGGCCACCAGAAGGACTTACGAAACTATGGATTTAATTCATAGTGGCAAAGAAGATCAGATTTTGAAAGTAAGCTTTGAAGATTTTCAGGAGGCCAGGATGAAAATAAGACCTAGTGCCATGAGAGAG GTAATTCTTGAGGTTCCAAAGGTTAATTGGGAAGATGTTGGCGGTCAAAAGGAGGTCAAAGCTCAATTGATGGAAGCAGTTGAATGGCCACAGAAACATCATGATGCATTCGACCGTATCGGAACTCGCCCTCCTACTGGTGTATTGATGTTTGGACCTCCAGGTTGTAGTAAAACTCTCATGGCACGTGCAGTTGCTTCTGAAGCAGGGTTGAACTTTCTAGCCGTCAAGGGTCCTGAACTCTTTAGCAAATGGGTTGGTGAATCTGAGAAGGCCGTCAGAACATTATTTGCAAAAGCAAGGGCCAATGCCCCATCAATAGTATTTTTTGATGAAATAGACAGTCTTGCTGTAACTCGTGGGAAGGAAAGTGATGGAGTTTCAGTCTCAGATAGGGTCATGAGTCAACTTCTTGTTGAGTTAGATG GTCTACATCAAAGAGTTAATGTCACTGTCATAGCTGCTACAAATAGGCCAGACAAGATTGACCCTGCCCTTTTAAGGCCAG GACGCTTTGACCGTCTGCTATATGTTGGACCTCCAAATGAGGTGGATAGGGAAGAGATATTTCGCATTCATCTACGTAAAAGCCCATGCGGTTCTGATGTTAGCCTTAGAGAACTAGCTCTACTCACCGATGGTTGTACTGGGGCTGACATATCATTTATATGTCGGGAGGCAGCTGTTGCAGCAATTGAG GAGAGCGTTGATGGTTCAGTTATATCAATGGAGCATTTAAATATGGCAATCAAACAGATCCAGCCATCAGATGTTCACTCCTACCAAAAGCTGTCAACAAAATTTCAAAGGGCCGTCACTCCAGTGATATAA
- the LOC114192576 gene encoding transcription factor MYBC1-like produces MREEDSNWFSRWEEELPPPEELMPLSQTLITPDLAMAFDIRNPHTTTNPNTAQQHQHQQQPPQQQQQQQPSNPSSLPNPQQPTSTEFADSGELGSGTAGEEPARTLKRPRLVWTPQLHKRFVDAVAHLGIKNAVPKTIMQLMSVDGLTRENVASHLQKYRLYLKRMQGISAAGPGGPGGGASGAVADPATDHLFASSPVPAHFLHPATRPNSDHFLPFVPVPALHHHQQQQQQLAAAAQYHRQVGHFGSPPNGHFENPFISRPNLQRMGGGGGGPVHSHHPVSGYVEDMESANAASGGRKVLTLFPTGDD; encoded by the coding sequence ATGAGGGAAGAGGATTCGAATTGGTTTTCGCGATGGGAAGAGGAGCTCCCTCCGCCAGAGGAACTCATGCCCCTATCGCAAACCCTAATCACGCCCGATCTAGCCATGGCTTTCGACATCAGAAACCCCCACACCACCACCAACCCCAACACCGCCCAACAGCATCAACACCAACAACAGCCAccgcaacaacaacaacagcaacaaccGTCCAACCCTTCCTCGCTCCCCAACCCCCAGCAACCCACCTCCACCGAGTTTGCCGACTCCGGCGAGCTCGGCTCCGGCACCGCCGGCGAGGAGCCCGCTAGAACCCTCAAGCGCCCGCGCCTTGTGTGGACCCCGCAGCTCCATAAGCGCTTCGTCGACGCCGTCGCACACCTCGGCATAAAAAACGCCGTTCCCAAGACCATAATGCAGCTCATGAGCGTGGATGGTTTGACCCGAGAAAACGTCGCCAGCCACCTGCAGAAGTACCGTCTGTATCTCAAACGCATGCAGGGGATTTCCGCCGCCGGACCCGGTGGTCCCGGAGGCGGCGCCTCCGGCGCCGTTGCGGACCCTGCCACTGACCACCTCTTCGCCAGCTCCCCGGTGCCGGCGCATTTCCTGCACCCCGCGACGAGGCCAAATTCGGATCATTTCCTTCCCTTTGTGCCGGTGCCGGCGCTCCACCACCACCagcagcaacagcagcagcTGGCCGCGGCGGCCCAGTACCATAGACAGGTGGGGCATTTCGGGTCGCCGCCGAACGGGCACTTCGAGAACCCGTTCATTTCTAGGCCGAATCTTCAGAGGATGGGTGGGGGTGGAGGTGGTCCCGTGCATAGCCACCACCCTGTTAGTGGGTATGTGGAGGATATGGAATCTGCTAATGCTGCCTCAGGAGGTAGAAAGGTTCTTACTCTGTTTCCGACTGGGGATGATTGA